Proteins encoded in a region of the Planococcus citri chromosome 1, ihPlaCitr1.1, whole genome shotgun sequence genome:
- the LOC135840219 gene encoding uncharacterized protein LOC135840219 isoform X1, producing MKESIVFIFLLAIQPNPVLLQGSDDLNPNIPKPPETFFLNGSHHLNEFEETLLFHNRLFVDKTMFIEELIRRQFSCEVISRPSRWGKTFNMAMAEAFFDIPHHQNGSGDHYKRDMVKSFFEGGSVIVLPGNESSIETKPLEISKVERAMKEMGRHPTISISLVSDGDTFNDFIRKFSDQISEIISTKNYASFLPKYCRQTGLPIECYKLLNSTKEKLAANLDILEHSIEILTGLLSSHFNSRTVVLIDEFDYALNRMLWNETDFKQTAEFLNSLFTRTFEGETRTSIYLGVVTGVLQFSRCDLSACIDSSVIKPQYMPHFGFTEANVQTLIEKNPSFPHNLTELKTWYGGYTFGEHYGYNPRSIRGYFESNRTGNYWITSVPLGLDSSHHQLFMLDKYQRYVQQLFVNSSVQAVLRSEIDYSDAAKDEYAFLSTLTAMGYTTCEQISERYYNVRIPNKEVRDEFKHAIRLWTRKHLKEYFDAIMAVVDQILENFKLNNFTSVQSNFYKLLSIVKETTPAKLHCDLIFGLLVQLSDNWHLERKFDDLILTCGEVQFSCYITLKLKLDSNNCSDSNPIAMNIVINDNSTIEQLTTEAQTVGTSSSTYDERAIQGQTTNISPSTSIKKPFTKIQMTDDIKNKIMECSKKRVAQFEEKNGCKNKYKWYTCVVSGLKIVGMFPHE from the exons ATGAAAGAAAGCATAGTTTTCATCTTCTTGCTGGCTATACAACCGAACCCCGTATTACTGCAG GGTTCCGATGACCTAAATCCTAATATACCCAAACCacctgaaacattttttctgaatggcTCGCATCATCTTAATGAGTTTGAAGAGACTTTGCTGTTCCATAATCGCCTTTTTGTGGATAAGACTATGTTCATTGAAGAGTTGATTAGGCGACAGTTCAGTTGCGAAGTAATCAGTCGTCCTTCCCGTTGGGGTAAAACTTTTAATATGGCAATGGCGGAAGCTTTCTTCGATATACCACATCACCAAAATGGCTCAGGTGATCACTACAAACGAGACATGGTCAAATCATTTTTCGAAGGCGGATCTGTAATTGTGTTACCAGGTAATGAATCTTCCATAGAAACAAAACCTTTGGAAATTTCTAAAGTGGAACGTGCAATGAAGGAAATGGGACGTCATCCGACAATATCCATTTCCTTGGTCAGCGATGGTGACACATTTAACGACTTTATCAGGAAATTTTCTGACCAAATAAGCGAAATAATTTCTACTAAAAATTATGCGTCATTTTTACCAAAGTACTGTAGGCAAACTGGCCTGCCAATTGAGTGTTATAAACTTTTAAATAGTACCAAAGAAAAGCTCGCTGCTAACCTCGATATATTGGAACATAGCATAGAAATATTAACTGGCCTATTATCGAGCCATTTCAACTCGAGAACTGTGGTATTGATTGATGAATTTGATTACGCATTAAACCGAATGCTATGGAACGAAACTGATTTTAAGCAAActgcagaatttttgaatagttTGTTCACTCGGACATTTGAAGGTGAGACGCGGACCAGCATATATCTTGGTGTGGTAACCGGTGTGCTGCAATTTTCGAGATGCGATCTATCAGCTTGTATAGATAGCAGTGTAATAAAACCGCAATATATGCCACATTTTGGTTTCACCGAGGCAAACGTTCAAAcactaattgaaaaaaatcctagcTTTCCGCATAATCTGACCGAATTGAAAACCTGGTACGGTGGCTACACGTTTGGGGAGCATTACGGATATAACCCTCGCTCAATTCGTGGTTACTTCGAATCTAATCGAACGGGCAACTATTGGATAACGAGCGTTCCATTGGGACTTGATTCGAGTCATCACCAACTATTTATGTTGGATAAATATCAAAGATACGTCCAGCAATTGTTTGTCAATAGCTCAGTGCAAGCTGTACTGCGATCAGAGATTGATTACTCTGATGCTGCAAAGGACGAATACGCTTTTCTATCCACTTTAACAGCAATGGGATATACGACGTGTGAACAAATATCCGAACGATATTATAATGTCCGCATTCCAAATAAGGAAGTGCGCGATGAATTCAAACATGCAATACGACTATGGACGAGAAAACATTTAAAGGAGTACTTCGATGCGATAATGGCAGTTGTTGATCAAATTCTGGAGAATTTCAAACTGAACAATTTCACCTCAGTTCAAAGTAATTTCTATAAGCTGCTGTCAATAGTCAAGGAAACAACTCCGGCAAAACTCCATTGCGATCTTATTTTCGGATTATTGGTCCAACTCAGTGATAATTGGCATTTGGAACGTAAATTTGATGACTTAATTTTAACCTGCGGAGAAGTACAATTTAGCTGCTACATCACATTAAAATTGAAGCTCGATTCAAATAATTGCAGTGATTCCAATCCAATAGCAATGAACATCGTGATAAATGATAATTCTACTATCGAGCAACTTACCACTGAGGCACAAACTGTCGGTACTTCGTCTTCTACTTACGACGAACGTGCTATTCAGGGACAAACTACGAATATTTCTCCTAGCACGAGTATTAAGAAACCTTTCACTAAGATACAAATGACAGACGACATCAAGAATAAGATCATGGAGTGTTCGAAAAAAAGAGTTGCCcaatttgaagagaaaaacggatgtaaaaataaatacaaatggTACACTTGCGTTGTCAGTGGGCTAAAGATTGTGGGCATGTTCCCCCATGAGTAG
- the LOC135840219 gene encoding uncharacterized protein LOC135840219 isoform X2, translating to MFIEELIRRQFSCEVISRPSRWGKTFNMAMAEAFFDIPHHQNGSGDHYKRDMVKSFFEGGSVIVLPGNESSIETKPLEISKVERAMKEMGRHPTISISLVSDGDTFNDFIRKFSDQISEIISTKNYASFLPKYCRQTGLPIECYKLLNSTKEKLAANLDILEHSIEILTGLLSSHFNSRTVVLIDEFDYALNRMLWNETDFKQTAEFLNSLFTRTFEGETRTSIYLGVVTGVLQFSRCDLSACIDSSVIKPQYMPHFGFTEANVQTLIEKNPSFPHNLTELKTWYGGYTFGEHYGYNPRSIRGYFESNRTGNYWITSVPLGLDSSHHQLFMLDKYQRYVQQLFVNSSVQAVLRSEIDYSDAAKDEYAFLSTLTAMGYTTCEQISERYYNVRIPNKEVRDEFKHAIRLWTRKHLKEYFDAIMAVVDQILENFKLNNFTSVQSNFYKLLSIVKETTPAKLHCDLIFGLLVQLSDNWHLERKFDDLILTCGEVQFSCYITLKLKLDSNNCSDSNPIAMNIVINDNSTIEQLTTEAQTVGTSSSTYDERAIQGQTTNISPSTSIKKPFTKIQMTDDIKNKIMECSKKRVAQFEEKNGCKNKYKWYTCVVSGLKIVGMFPHE from the coding sequence ATGTTCATTGAAGAGTTGATTAGGCGACAGTTCAGTTGCGAAGTAATCAGTCGTCCTTCCCGTTGGGGTAAAACTTTTAATATGGCAATGGCGGAAGCTTTCTTCGATATACCACATCACCAAAATGGCTCAGGTGATCACTACAAACGAGACATGGTCAAATCATTTTTCGAAGGCGGATCTGTAATTGTGTTACCAGGTAATGAATCTTCCATAGAAACAAAACCTTTGGAAATTTCTAAAGTGGAACGTGCAATGAAGGAAATGGGACGTCATCCGACAATATCCATTTCCTTGGTCAGCGATGGTGACACATTTAACGACTTTATCAGGAAATTTTCTGACCAAATAAGCGAAATAATTTCTACTAAAAATTATGCGTCATTTTTACCAAAGTACTGTAGGCAAACTGGCCTGCCAATTGAGTGTTATAAACTTTTAAATAGTACCAAAGAAAAGCTCGCTGCTAACCTCGATATATTGGAACATAGCATAGAAATATTAACTGGCCTATTATCGAGCCATTTCAACTCGAGAACTGTGGTATTGATTGATGAATTTGATTACGCATTAAACCGAATGCTATGGAACGAAACTGATTTTAAGCAAActgcagaatttttgaatagttTGTTCACTCGGACATTTGAAGGTGAGACGCGGACCAGCATATATCTTGGTGTGGTAACCGGTGTGCTGCAATTTTCGAGATGCGATCTATCAGCTTGTATAGATAGCAGTGTAATAAAACCGCAATATATGCCACATTTTGGTTTCACCGAGGCAAACGTTCAAAcactaattgaaaaaaatcctagcTTTCCGCATAATCTGACCGAATTGAAAACCTGGTACGGTGGCTACACGTTTGGGGAGCATTACGGATATAACCCTCGCTCAATTCGTGGTTACTTCGAATCTAATCGAACGGGCAACTATTGGATAACGAGCGTTCCATTGGGACTTGATTCGAGTCATCACCAACTATTTATGTTGGATAAATATCAAAGATACGTCCAGCAATTGTTTGTCAATAGCTCAGTGCAAGCTGTACTGCGATCAGAGATTGATTACTCTGATGCTGCAAAGGACGAATACGCTTTTCTATCCACTTTAACAGCAATGGGATATACGACGTGTGAACAAATATCCGAACGATATTATAATGTCCGCATTCCAAATAAGGAAGTGCGCGATGAATTCAAACATGCAATACGACTATGGACGAGAAAACATTTAAAGGAGTACTTCGATGCGATAATGGCAGTTGTTGATCAAATTCTGGAGAATTTCAAACTGAACAATTTCACCTCAGTTCAAAGTAATTTCTATAAGCTGCTGTCAATAGTCAAGGAAACAACTCCGGCAAAACTCCATTGCGATCTTATTTTCGGATTATTGGTCCAACTCAGTGATAATTGGCATTTGGAACGTAAATTTGATGACTTAATTTTAACCTGCGGAGAAGTACAATTTAGCTGCTACATCACATTAAAATTGAAGCTCGATTCAAATAATTGCAGTGATTCCAATCCAATAGCAATGAACATCGTGATAAATGATAATTCTACTATCGAGCAACTTACCACTGAGGCACAAACTGTCGGTACTTCGTCTTCTACTTACGACGAACGTGCTATTCAGGGACAAACTACGAATATTTCTCCTAGCACGAGTATTAAGAAACCTTTCACTAAGATACAAATGACAGACGACATCAAGAATAAGATCATGGAGTGTTCGAAAAAAAGAGTTGCCcaatttgaagagaaaaacggatgtaaaaataaatacaaatggTACACTTGCGTTGTCAGTGGGCTAAAGATTGTGGGCATGTTCCCCCATGAGTAG